The proteins below come from a single Argentina anserina chromosome 1, drPotAnse1.1, whole genome shotgun sequence genomic window:
- the LOC126794492 gene encoding protein FIP1-like has protein sequence MSTERERHASLPSTSPEDDALFLDIMHEAPLFGHRKSRSLVGSVVYLILLAGYAAVAVASPWIFKPIHVFIPQLLCSCNVLLLILTGIFQQYLVYQVQKIRLQGYYSFSQKLKHIVRLPFAATAYGTATMLLVMVWRPHISFLSLPAILRVIMVIEAICAGSFMSLYIGYVYQYNSLNSQPDVLKSLYSPLQPSSSLEGLRYHDADRLSDQQMALLQYQRENLHFLSEEILRLQECLSKYERTSDGSTPQVDLAHLLAARDQELRTVSAEMNQLQSELRLARSLIAERETEIQQVRTTNNQYVEENERLRAILGEWSTRAAKLERALESERMSNLELQKKIPTLRSQSQSPLSAEQTK, from the exons ATGTCAACGGAGCGGGAGAGGCACGCTTCGCTGCCCTCAACCTCACCAGAAGACGATGCACT ATTCCTTGACATAATGCACGAGGCTCCCTTATTCGGCCACCGCAAGTCTCGAAGCCTCGTCGGAAGTGTCGTCTACTTGATCTTGCTCGCCGGCTACGCCGCTGTCGCCGTCGCTTCGCCGTGGATATTCAAACCCATTCACGTTTTCATACCCCAATTGCTTTGCAGCTGCAACGTTCTTCTTCTAATCCTCACAG GCATCTTTCAGCAGTATTTGGTGTACCAGGTGCAGAAAATACGGTTACAG GGGTATTATAGCTTCAGCCAGAAGTTGAAGCATATTGTTCGCCTACCTTTCGCAGCTACTGCATATG GAACTGCAACAATGTTACTCGTCATGGTCTGGAGACCCCACATCAGTTTCCTTTCGCTCCCAGCAATATTGAG ggttattatGGTAATTGAAGCAATATGTGCCGGATCTTTTATGAGTCTATATATTG GTTATGTCTATCAGTACAACTCATTAAATTCCCAGCCTGATGTCTTAAAGTCATTATATTCTCCTCTTCAACCCTCAAGTTCTTTGGAAGGTTTGAG GTATCATGATGCTGATCGACTCTCCGATCAACAAATGGCTCTGTTGCAATATCAACGTGAAAACCTTCATTTTTTGAGTGAAGAG ATCCTTCGCTTGCAAGAGTGCTTAAGTAAATACGAACGGACTAGTGATGGTAGCACACCTCAG GTTGATCTTGCTCATCTATTGGCAGCGCGTGATCAGGAATTACGGACGGTTTCTGCTGAG ATGAACCAACTTCAGTCCGAGCTACGGCTTGCTCGTTCTTTGATAGCTGAgagggaaactgaaatccagCAAGTCCGAACAACCAACAATCAG TACGTGGAGGAGAATGAAAGATTGAGAGCAATTTTAGGAGAATGGAGTACACGAGCAGCAAAG CTTGAACGGGCATTAGAATCTGAGCGGATGTCCAATCTTGAATTGCAAAAGAAGATCCCAACTCTCAGAAGCCAATCACAATCACCACTGTCAGCTGAACAAACCAAGTAG
- the LOC126787717 gene encoding protein OXIDATIVE STRESS 3 LIKE 1-like — translation MSIALDRNGNSGNGMIQRSGRFIPGMPCMSIYDTKGYDRDLRLELEEDSSSSRSSSVGNNSDESNGSSDGEEAEVQSSFKGPLDTMDQLEEVLPVKRGISKFYNGKSKSFTSLADASSVSTVKELAKPVNPYNKKRKNLNFRDLKNNGCGIRRSASSSRGIYFAGETLSGSNSGDDSKSNSPSPFSCRPPLHPHLKRSPGNGSSDSSPPSPPERSAPWRSFSLSDLQCAATPTPNITGFEICSGDMGNNPH, via the exons ATGTCTATTGCTCTGGACAGAAATGGGAATAGTGGGAATGGTATGATCCAACGTTCCGGGAGGTTCATCCCTGGGATGCCTTGTATGTCGATCTACGACACTAAAGGGTATGATCGGGATCTTCGTTTGGAGTTGGAGGAGGACTCTAGCAGCTCAAGGTCGTCGTCGGTTGGTAATAACAGTGATGAGTCTAATGGATCATCAGATGGCGAGGAGGCTGAGGTTCAGAGCTCGTTTAAAGGGCCTTTGGACACCATGGACCAGCTCGAGGAGGTTTTGCCTGTCAA GAGAGGAATATCCAAGTTCTACAATGGTAAATCAAAGTCCTTCACGAGCCTAGCAGATGCGTCATCTGTTTCTACTGTTAAGGAGCTTGCAAAGCCGGTCAATCCTTACAACAAAAAGCGTAAGAATCTGAATTTCCGGGATTTGAAGAATAACGGCTGTGGCATAAGGAGGTCAGCTAGCTCTAGTCGAGGCATCTATTTTGCTGGGGAGACTCTTAGCGGCTCCAACAGTGGGGATGattccaaatcaaattcaCCATCACCCTTTTCTTGTCGGCCTCCTTTACATCCCCATCTTAAGAGATCACCAGGTAACGGATCATCAGATTCTTCTCCGCCATCTCCTCCTGAACGAAGTGCTCCTTGGCGATCTTTCTCACTCTCTGATCTACAATGTGCCGCCACTCCAACGCCTAATATTACTGGCTTTGAAATTTGTAGTGGGGACATGGGCAACAATCCGCATTGA
- the LOC126794441 gene encoding uncharacterized protein LOC126794441, which produces MSSAPANRIKTYEDFVKVHGLLLAASGLPQSLHRQLFQKLLSDNFDGGSHFQIEPTEDGRQRRLVLTSDHMPQNSDVFLVDHAWTFRLSEAPKQLREVPGLAERMASIMCVDIDLSSEENQVSSEDDAKRSVLEVLDSEISEASGDVKWLELEELGIDNETLLSLDLCAKCPGLVALSLCGNKIDNLEVVVEEVSKLRNLRALWLNNNPVVENPGNGLENTIVRELPNLEIYNSKFTANFGEWALGFCGGVFDKENPGSIDLPDRPLQQVTDLDLSDRCIQNLINKAFTPFQLPSLSYLNLRGNPLEETTRADFLYVLRSFPSLQSLEVDIPGPLGESALEILESLPNLSLLNGVDASKIFETQKHVVDSALQSRLPEWTADEPLADRVINTMWQYLMTYRLADDEKIDETSVLYVMDELGSALRHSDEPNFRVSPFLFMPEGTLASAVSFCILWPIKNVAKGYECTRDYLFGIGEDKQRSARLTAWFHTPEKYFIREYEKHRQNLRAKSFTAPPVELCPTKRLIHSEKRPLRVFSDIPQVEELLTRPEFVFTPDPKDAEIIWAGDQVDEDMKKAAGITENQFVNQFPFEACIVMKHHLADTVQKALGSPEWMQPTYNLETHLSQLIGEYCVRKRDGLNNLWILKPWNMARTIDTTVTDNLCAIIRLMETGPKICQKYIERPALFKGRKFDIRYIVLLRSLNPMEIFLSDTFWVRMANNQYSLDKHSFFEYETHFTVMNYRGTLNHMNTSEFVREFEQEHHVKWSDIHSRVKKMIRSVFEAAAKVHPEMHSPMSRAMYGVDVMLDTSFQPKLLEVTYCPDCTRACKYDMEAIVAGGEVVKARDFYNYVFGCLFLNETTHVSPL; this is translated from the exons ATGTCTTCGGCTCCTGCGAACAGAATCAAAACCTACGAGGACTTCGTCAAAGTTCACGGCTTGCTCCTAGCAGCCTCGGGACTGCCACAGTCCCTCCACCGCCAGCTCTTCCAGAAGCTTCTCTCCGACAACTTCGACGGCGGGTCCCACTTCCAAATCGAGCCCACCGAGGACGGCCGTCAGCGCCGCCTCGTCCTCACCTCCGACCACATGCCCCAAAACTCCGACGTCTTCCTCGTCGACCACGCCTGGACATTCCGCCTCTCCGAAGCTCCCAAACAG TTGAGGGAAGTTCCGGGATTGGCTGAGAGAATGGCGAGCATAATGTGTGTGGATATTGATTTGAGTTCTGAAGAGAATCAAGTTTCGAGTGAGGATGATGCAAAACGCAGCGTTTTGGAGGTATTGGATAGTGAGATTAGTGAAGCTAGTGGGGATGTTAAGTGGTTGGAGCTTGAAGAACTTGGCATTGACAATGAAACACTGTTGTCTTTGGACTTGTGTGCTAAGTGCCCT GGTTTGGTTGCATTGTCCTTGTGTGGGAATAAGATTGACAATTTGGAggttgttgttgaggaagtTAGCAAATTGAGGAACCTAAGAGCGCTTTGGCTGAACAACAACCCGGTTGTAGAAAACCC TGGCAATGGATTGGAGAATACGATTGTTCGAGAATTGCCGAATCTTGAAATCTATAACTCAAAGTTTACAGCCAATTTTGGTGAGTGGGCACTGGGGTTTTGTGGAGGAGTGTTTGACAAGGAAAATCCGGGCAGCATTGATCTTCCTGACCGTCCATTGCAGCAAGTCACAGATCTTGATCTTTCAGATAGATGTATTCAGAATTTAATCAATAAG GCATTTACCCCTTTTCAGTTGCCGTCTCTTTCATACTTGAATCTTCGTGGAAATCCATTAGAAGAGACCACACGTGCTGACTTCTTATATGTACTGCGGAGTTTTCCTTCATTACAGTCTCTGGAg GTGGATATTCCGGGCCCTCTTGGAGAAAGTGCTCTAGAAATTCTTGAATCTCTTCCTAATCTCTCGTTACTGAATGGTGTTGATGCATCCAAGATATTTGAAACTCAAAAGCATGTGGTCGACTCAGCGCTTCAGTCACGTCTCCCTGAGTGGACTGCTGATGAGCCTCTTGCCGATCGTGTTATAAATACAATGTGGCAATATTTAATGACATATAGGCTTGCGGACGATGAGAAGATAGACGAGACCTCTGTATT GTACGTGATGGATGAGCTAGGTTCAGCTTTGAGGCACAGTGATGAGCCAAATTTCAGAGtatctccttttctttttatgcCAGAGGGGACATTAGCATCAGCTGTGAG TTTTTGCATATTATGGCCAATCAAGAATGTTGCGAAAGGTTATGAATGCACTCGCGATTATCTTTTTGGTATTGGGGAGGACAAGCAACGGTCTGCCAGACTTACAGCTTGGTTCCATACACCAGAGAAGTATTTTATTCGA GAATATGAGAAGCACCGGCAAAACTTGCGTGCAAAAAGTTTTACTGCTCCTCCAGTGGAATTATGTCCAACCAAAAGATTGATTCATTCTGAAAAACGCCCTTTACGTGTGTTCTCTGATATACCTCAAGTTGAAGAACTTTTGACACGTCCAGAGTTTGTATTCA CACCTGATCCGAAGGATGCAGAAATTATATGGGCAGGGGACCAAGTGGATGAGGATATGAAGAAAGCTGCGGGAATAACAGAAAATCAGTTCGTAAACCAGTTTCCTTTTGAGGCTTGTATTGTCATGAAACATCATTTGGCAGATACTGTCCAGAAG GCACTTGGATCTCCCGAGTGGATGCAGCCAACCTATAATCTGGAAACTCATCTATCCCAGCTTATTGGTGAGTACTGTGTACGGAAAAGAGATGGCCTTAACAACCTGTGGATCCTGAAACCTTGGAACATGGCACGAACTATAGATACAACTGTCACTGATAATTTATGTGCTATTATTCGGCTCATGGAGACTGGACCAAAAATATGCCAGAAGTATATTGAGCGCCCAGCCTTGTTCAAAGGGAGAAAATTTGATATCCGCTACATTGTTTTACTACGGAGTTTGAACCCTATGGAAATATTCCTTTCAGACACTTTCTGG GTTAGAATGGCAAACAACCAGTATTCTCTAGACAAGCACAGTTTTTTTGAGTATGAGACGCACTTTACGGTTATG AACTATCGAGGTACACTAAACCACATGAATACATCAGAATTTGTAAGAGAGTTTGAACAGGAGCATCATG TTAAATGGTCAGATATTCACTCTAgagtaaaaaaaatgatacgATCGGTCTTTGAGGCGGCTGCAAAAGTGCACCCTGAGATGCACAGTCCAATGTCGAGGGCCATGTATGGTGTGGATGTCATGCTTGATACTTCTTTCCAGCCAAAGTTACTGGAG GTAACTTACTGTCCCGACTGTACGAGAGCATGCAAATATGATATGGAGGCAATAGTTGCAGGCGGGGAAGTAGTTAAAGCTCGTGACTTTTATAACTATGTCTTTGGTTGCCTTTTTTTGAATGAAACCACTCATGTTAGTCCATTGTAA
- the LOC126793999 gene encoding uncharacterized protein LOC126793999, translating to MTVAQHQFTVLDGPYSLYMNLQATLEDKSSSTTNCCNVMAPNSVPFSMTRHEVYLFYAMDRELYTILAILLFRDPVESMKVMAFWLWLETLGFPNVVKRIVTLPLILINELADETVTCLNAINGTLFSYLSQSHDIPLLQILMDKGVSIQFFYEHRITVANGIADVGRDVCVQALSDIMAHAIGRNTAYQNSIAANQSQVLPSPSNVRQQTPPAGRDEVVPPQERTMFVTFSKGYPVQEYEVIQFFTSVYGDCIESVKMQEVQPFEQALYARIVFYSANTVEAILSGMNKAKFTINGKHVWVRKFVARHTRPALAPAMTWP from the exons ATGACAGTAGCTCAGCATCAGTTTACAGTTTTGGACGGACCCTATTCCCTTTACATGAACCTGCAGGCTACATTGGAAGACAAAA GTTCTAGTACAACTAATTGCTGCAACGTTATGGCTCCAAACTCGGTACCATTTAGTATGACGAGACATGAGGTGTACCTATTTTATGCAATGGACAGAGAGCTCTACACTATTCTGGCCATCCTTCTGTTCCGTGATCCGGTGGAGTCTATGAAGGTTATGGCCTTCTGGCTCTGGCTGGAGACGTTGGGGTTTCCAAATGTCGTTAAGAGGATCGTGACTTTGCCTCTCATCTTGATCAATGAACTAGCAGATGAGACAGTAACATGCCTCAATGCCATCAATGGAACCCTTTTCTCGTACTTGTCCCAAAGCCATGACATTCCTCTCCTACAAATCTTGATGGACAAAGGTGTTTCGattcaattcttctatgaacaCCGCATTACTGTTGCCAATGGCATCGCTGATGTAGGCAGGGATGTGTGTGTCCAAGCTTTAAGTGACATCATGGCACATGCCATTGGAAGAAACACTGCTTATCAAAACTCAATAGCAGCAAATCAAAGCCAGGTGCTGCCATCACCTAGCAATGTTCGCCAACAGACACCGCCGGCGGGAAGAGACGAGGTGGTGCCACCACAGGAGAGGACCATGTTTGTCACATTCTCTAAAGGGTACCCGGTTCAGGAGTATGAGGTGATACAGTTCTTTACTAGTGTTTATGGAGATTGCATTGAGTCTGTGAAGATGCAGGAAGTGCAGCCTTTTGAGCAAGCATTGTATGCAAGAATTGTGTTCTATTCTGCCAATACTGTTGAAGCCATACTCAGTGGTATGAACAAGGCTAAGTTCACCATTAATGGGAAGCATGTCTGGGTGAGAAAATTTGTGGCAAGACACACAAGGCCTGCTTTGGCTCCAGCCATGACATGGCCTTAG